TTCTCCATCCCGTCTGCAATTGGGAAATGTGCTCTCGACATAGTGGATTTTTCCTCTGCTTTTGTGAGCGACTTGAACCTTCTCCTCAGAACCCCTCGATCCCAGAGCTTTCCGATCTGAGTGTCCACGCGCTCAGGCGACATTTCGGCGGGTGATGGCAGCGCAAAGGCCTTCGAGCAGATCTTGAAGCTTAGCTTGACCATGCTCAAGCCGAGCCATTCGCTCAACAGGCCCAATCCTGCCACACCACCGGTGTCATTTCAGGCTTTCCCACCAGGGATCGATGGGACGAGAGAGCGCCCCTCCAGGCGAGGGTATGGCAGTGCACATCGAAAGGCCTCTTCTGTGCGCATGCCTCCCGTTGTCCCATATGCACTCCCCGATTGGGACGAAACCCCACTTTTCTACGGCCAAAATCAGGCTCCAGCCAACCGATTTGGATGAGTATCCGTCGTCCCACCAAACGGAGCAGTCCGCCCGCCGGTTATCGACTCTCGCCAGTCAGATAGCTCGCCCAGTCGTCCGTGAGCCCGCGCCTCCGCTCAACAGGTCGGGGCACCGGTACGCCGTCCCTTCCTCAAGAACCGGGGCATCCCCCGTGATGATGGCTTGGTCGATGCGTGCGTTCTCGCGGCTCGACTCCGATCCATTTCGGAGGGACGAGGAACTCGCGTCCAGTTGGCGAGCACCGTCTCCGCCCGGCGCGACGTGGACTTGGACGCCGCGACGGATCTTCTCGTGGTAGTTCCCCAGGAAACTCGTCCACTGCAGCACCCTGGTGAAGATCACCGTGGAAACAGGCCAAGTCGATCCAGCCAGCCCGGCGGCCCGTCCAAACGAAGGGCTCCAGTGCCTTCTCGCGTCCCTTCAGATGAGCAATCACCTGTCAGTCTCGCGCACCCATGCCCTGCTTGACCGGAAGGCCATGATTGGGGCGGACTCCGGGCTGGTTCCCCGACGTGTGCAGTGCGAACCGGTTAGTCACAATGCCGCAGTCGCAATAGACCGGATTGGGCCGAAGGCAAGCAACCATCAGTTGGCCTCGTTGGTCAGCCGTGCCGGACTCCAGACCTGTTCGGCGAGCCGGCGATAGAGCTCCTGGCGTTCATCAAAGTCGTCCCTCTGGAACGTTGCATGGTGTTGGAATGGTAAACCGCTACTGTTTCTGAACCGCTGGAAACCGGGATCGCGATCATAAGCAAGCCCATGAAGGCTCGCGGTCAACAGATTCTCCTTCAGGTAGTGATTGTACTTCTCCTGGTACGGCAAGGCTCCCAGACTGGGATTCACGGGCTTCTTCAGCAATACGAGTCCACCAATGCGGTTTCTGTAACTCAGGAACTGCGATTCATGTTCAAACTCGTCTCTATGTTCTCGATAATGCGGAACGGCCCAGATGTGCTCGATCTGGTACCTCCAGCTACTGTATTCGCCGTAGCGCGAGGCGCGATCTGAGCGAGTCTCGACGTGGTCCGTCATCCGCGCCAGAATGCGATGTACCTGAGGCCCGTTCCGACCGTGAAGCTTTAGGGTGTCCGTTGCGAATGTCTCTTCCTGCGCATCCAGCCGGCGACCGAGCAGGTCAGTGAGTTGTTCCACACTCTTGCGCCGAATGGCGCGCATGACCTGGAACATCGCGTAGTGCATTGTCGAGTAGTGAATTGCCCGGAAGTTCCAGATGCGCCTAGCAATCAGGATGTCGAGGAACGACGATGTGATCGACAGCTTCCGGAGAACCGTGTTTTCGCTGTCATCCTTGCATAGCGGGGCAAGCAGGACAGGGTACTGCAGCGTAAAGCCATTCTGGGCACAGAAATATAAAGCTTCCCTGCCGGGCGTGAACGTCTCCGCTGTCCGCCGGATGAAGGTGTACCATCGCGCATAGAAGGCGAAATCATTCTCAATAAAGCTCAGGAAGTCGGGACTCGCCAGAAGCCCGAGCTCGTTAGCATGGTCCCGCACCCACCGGTGGAACTCCGTGCCCAGACGATCGAAGTCGCCCGGCGCAGCTCCCCTCTTCCGTTGCCGGATCGTCCCGGCGTATTGAGCACGTGTCCATGCCCGAATCGCGTCGGCGTCGCCGTGCTTGTCAAGGGTCCGCAGGCCACCTACGAGCCGGAGCCAGCGGGAATTGGCACGGTCACGCAACGTCGAGTCAGTGATATTCGCAAGC
The genomic region above belongs to Acidobacteriota bacterium and contains:
- a CDS encoding DUF262 domain-containing protein, producing MNEIRGDAKNLRELLANTKFAIDYYQREYRWQTKQVGELIEDLSGTFLAHFTLGDTQKQVKRYGHYFLGSVIVSEKEGRKFVIDGQQRLTTLTLLLIHFYRNLPSSPQRELLGSLIYSYEGGETSFNLDVDERNRCMYALYRGKAVDESDESESVVNIARRYRDIEELFPSDIADQALPHFTDWVIGNVHLVEITAYSDADAYMIFETMNDRGLSVTPTEMLKGYLLANITDSTLRDRANSRWLRLVGGLRTLDKHGDADAIRAWTRAQYAGTIRQRKRGAAPGDFDRLGTEFHRWVRDHANELGLLASPDFLSFIENDFAFYARWYTFIRRTAETFTPGREALYFCAQNGFTLQYPVLLAPLCKDDSENTVLRKLSITSSFLDILIARRIWNFRAIHYSTMHYAMFQVMRAIRRKSVEQLTDLLGRRLDAQEETFATDTLKLHGRNGPQVHRILARMTDHVETRSDRASRYGEYSSWRYQIEHIWAVPHYREHRDEFEHESQFLSYRNRIGGLVLLKKPVNPSLGALPYQEKYNHYLKENLLTASLHGLAYDRDPGFQRFRNSSGLPFQHHATFQRDDFDERQELYRRLAEQVWSPARLTNEAN